The following coding sequences lie in one Silene latifolia isolate original U9 population chromosome 5, ASM4854445v1, whole genome shotgun sequence genomic window:
- the LOC141657687 gene encoding uncharacterized protein LOC141657687 isoform X2 — protein sequence MLRFIPGNLVHLFPFHFYSLSRFHSLFVRSHFNQVRVDDPQLFLDSVRKQCRLGFTRIDVPVSIFHRLNSLRPRPSIIVFTQLLNAMSKIKPNPPFSTVITLFNQLELSGLRPGMHSIGVLAKCYCSLGRVDFAFSLMGKRLKLGYSPDIIVITTLLNGLIDSDKLIQAVQLLDKIVKLKIQPDLLTYGSMFRGLCKSGDNDGALRLLRNMESNAPFKPDVVIFNTLIDSLCKDRLLPQALSLFNEMKAKSILPNVITYNTLVRGLCTLGHWDDAEQLWIEMLHNNIAPNTETYNTLVDMYCKEGNVTKARATFELMTKRGVQPNIITYSALLDGYCLRGEMEEAEKLLDIMVKYGVMPNVVTFNSLINGYCKSKKIDKAWEMFHDMHLKGTHITPNVITYNTIIDALCKDKRLQLALQLFKDMQDRGVAPDVFTYNALLDGLLRKAQIDAAISLRKEMENNGVAPDIVIYNTIINGLCEAGRLVEATKVFSTLVAKRLRPNLSTYNVQIKVLCRQGLVGDATKILKEMANNGFSPDERTYNTIIKGFLGANDIAVALDHLHTMRSEGFAADADTASLFLSLLTSPNVRDADKALVQKYFLENNGEEKENE from the exons ATGCTCAGATTCATACCCGGTAACCTTGTTCATctctttccttttcatttttaTTCTCTTTCTCGATTTCATTCCCTTTTTGTTCGCTCTCATTTTAATCAGGTTCGTGTTGACGATCCCCAATTGTTTCTGGATTCCGTTAGAAAACAATGCCGACTAGGGTTTACTAGAATTGATGTTCCGGTTTCGATATTTCATCGATTGAACTCTCTTCGTCCTCGCCCTTCTATTATTGTCTTCACTCAGTTGCTTAATGCCATGTCTAAGATTAAACCCAATCCCCCTTTTTCTACTGTTATTACTCTCTTTAATCAACTTGAATTGTCCGGTCTCCGTCCCGGTATGCATTCAATTGGTGTTCTTGCCAAATGTTATTGTTCCTTGGGCCGTGTTGATTTTGCCTTCTCTCTGATGGGTAAGCGCCTTAAGCTTGGCTATTCACCTGATATTATCGTTATCACTACCTTACTCAATGGACTAATTGATTCTGATAAATTAATCCAAGCTGTTCAGTTATTGGATAAAATCGTCAAGCTTAAGATACAACCCGACCTTCTTACTTACGGTTCTATGTTTAGAGGTCTTTGCAAATCTGGTGACAATGATGGTGCTCTCCGCTTGCTCCGAAATATGGAATCTAATGCCCCTTTTAAGCCCGATGTTGTCATTTTTAACACCTTAATTGATAGTCTTTGTAAAGACCGTCTCTTACCTCAAGCCCTTAGCCTTTTCAACGAGATGAAAGCCAAGAGCATTTTGCCCAATGTTATCACCTATAATACCTTAGTCCGAGGCCTTTGTACTTTAGGGCATTGGGATGATGCTGAACAATTGTGGATTGAAATGTTGCACAACAACATTGCTCCCAATACTGAAACCTACAACACTTTAGTTGACATGTACTGTAAAGAGGGAAATGTCACCAAAGCAAGGGCGACTTTTGAACTTATGACTAAGAGAGGTGTGCAACCTAACATAATTACTTACTCTGCTTTGTTGGACGGTTACTGTTTGCGTGGAGAGATGGAGGAGGCGGAAAAGCTCCTGGATATTATGGTGAAATATGGTGTCATGCCTAATGTTGTGACTTTCAACAGCCTAATTAATGGATATTGCAAATCTAAAAAGATTGACAAAGCTTGGGAGATGTTCCATGATATGCATCTTAAAGGAACACATATAACCCCAAATGTTATCACCTATAACACTATAATAGATGCCTTGTGCAAGGATAAGAGACTCCAGCTTGCACTCCAGCTTTTTAAGGATATGCAAGATCGAGGCGTGGCTCCGGATGTGTTCACTTACAATGCCTTGCTTGACGGCCTTTTAAGAAAGGCACAAATTGATGCGGCAATCTCCTTACGTAAAGAGATGGAGAATAATGGAGTGGCTCCTGATATTGTTATATATAATACCATAATTAATGGCCTTTGTGAAGCCGGCCGACTAGTTGAAGCAACAAAGGTGTTCTCTACCCTTGTAGCCAAGCGGTTGCGGCCAAATCTATCTACCTATAATGTTCAAATTAAAGTTTTATGTAGGCAAGGGTTGGTAGGtgatgcaaccaaaattttaaAAGAGATGGCGAATAATGGATTTTCTCCCGATGAACGCACCTACAATACAATTATTAAAGGATTTCTTGGTGCTAATGATATCGCCGTGGCTTTAGATCATCTTCACACTATGAGGAGTGAAGGATTTGCTGCTGATGCGGATACTGCTTCTTTATTTCTCAGCTTACTCACCTCCCCTAATGTTCGTGATGCAGACAAAGCTTTGGTTCAAAAGTATTTTCTGGAAAATAATG GGGAAGAAAAAGAGAATGAATGA
- the LOC141657687 gene encoding uncharacterized protein LOC141657687 isoform X1 — translation MLRFIPGNLVHLFPFHFYSLSRFHSLFVRSHFNQVRVDDPQLFLDSVRKQCRLGFTRIDVPVSIFHRLNSLRPRPSIIVFTQLLNAMSKIKPNPPFSTVITLFNQLELSGLRPGMHSIGVLAKCYCSLGRVDFAFSLMGKRLKLGYSPDIIVITTLLNGLIDSDKLIQAVQLLDKIVKLKIQPDLLTYGSMFRGLCKSGDNDGALRLLRNMESNAPFKPDVVIFNTLIDSLCKDRLLPQALSLFNEMKAKSILPNVITYNTLVRGLCTLGHWDDAEQLWIEMLHNNIAPNTETYNTLVDMYCKEGNVTKARATFELMTKRGVQPNIITYSALLDGYCLRGEMEEAEKLLDIMVKYGVMPNVVTFNSLINGYCKSKKIDKAWEMFHDMHLKGTHITPNVITYNTIIDALCKDKRLQLALQLFKDMQDRGVAPDVFTYNALLDGLLRKAQIDAAISLRKEMENNGVAPDIVIYNTIINGLCEAGRLVEATKVFSTLVAKRLRPNLSTYNVQIKVLCRQGLVGDATKILKEMANNGFSPDERTYNTIIKGFLGANDIAVALDHLHTMRSEGFAADADTASLFLSLLTSPNVRDADKALVQKYFLENNGEEKENE, via the coding sequence ATGCTCAGATTCATACCCGGTAACCTTGTTCATctctttccttttcatttttaTTCTCTTTCTCGATTTCATTCCCTTTTTGTTCGCTCTCATTTTAATCAGGTTCGTGTTGACGATCCCCAATTGTTTCTGGATTCCGTTAGAAAACAATGCCGACTAGGGTTTACTAGAATTGATGTTCCGGTTTCGATATTTCATCGATTGAACTCTCTTCGTCCTCGCCCTTCTATTATTGTCTTCACTCAGTTGCTTAATGCCATGTCTAAGATTAAACCCAATCCCCCTTTTTCTACTGTTATTACTCTCTTTAATCAACTTGAATTGTCCGGTCTCCGTCCCGGTATGCATTCAATTGGTGTTCTTGCCAAATGTTATTGTTCCTTGGGCCGTGTTGATTTTGCCTTCTCTCTGATGGGTAAGCGCCTTAAGCTTGGCTATTCACCTGATATTATCGTTATCACTACCTTACTCAATGGACTAATTGATTCTGATAAATTAATCCAAGCTGTTCAGTTATTGGATAAAATCGTCAAGCTTAAGATACAACCCGACCTTCTTACTTACGGTTCTATGTTTAGAGGTCTTTGCAAATCTGGTGACAATGATGGTGCTCTCCGCTTGCTCCGAAATATGGAATCTAATGCCCCTTTTAAGCCCGATGTTGTCATTTTTAACACCTTAATTGATAGTCTTTGTAAAGACCGTCTCTTACCTCAAGCCCTTAGCCTTTTCAACGAGATGAAAGCCAAGAGCATTTTGCCCAATGTTATCACCTATAATACCTTAGTCCGAGGCCTTTGTACTTTAGGGCATTGGGATGATGCTGAACAATTGTGGATTGAAATGTTGCACAACAACATTGCTCCCAATACTGAAACCTACAACACTTTAGTTGACATGTACTGTAAAGAGGGAAATGTCACCAAAGCAAGGGCGACTTTTGAACTTATGACTAAGAGAGGTGTGCAACCTAACATAATTACTTACTCTGCTTTGTTGGACGGTTACTGTTTGCGTGGAGAGATGGAGGAGGCGGAAAAGCTCCTGGATATTATGGTGAAATATGGTGTCATGCCTAATGTTGTGACTTTCAACAGCCTAATTAATGGATATTGCAAATCTAAAAAGATTGACAAAGCTTGGGAGATGTTCCATGATATGCATCTTAAAGGAACACATATAACCCCAAATGTTATCACCTATAACACTATAATAGATGCCTTGTGCAAGGATAAGAGACTCCAGCTTGCACTCCAGCTTTTTAAGGATATGCAAGATCGAGGCGTGGCTCCGGATGTGTTCACTTACAATGCCTTGCTTGACGGCCTTTTAAGAAAGGCACAAATTGATGCGGCAATCTCCTTACGTAAAGAGATGGAGAATAATGGAGTGGCTCCTGATATTGTTATATATAATACCATAATTAATGGCCTTTGTGAAGCCGGCCGACTAGTTGAAGCAACAAAGGTGTTCTCTACCCTTGTAGCCAAGCGGTTGCGGCCAAATCTATCTACCTATAATGTTCAAATTAAAGTTTTATGTAGGCAAGGGTTGGTAGGtgatgcaaccaaaattttaaAAGAGATGGCGAATAATGGATTTTCTCCCGATGAACGCACCTACAATACAATTATTAAAGGATTTCTTGGTGCTAATGATATCGCCGTGGCTTTAGATCATCTTCACACTATGAGGAGTGAAGGATTTGCTGCTGATGCGGATACTGCTTCTTTATTTCTCAGCTTACTCACCTCCCCTAATGTTCGTGATGCAGACAAAGCTTTGGTTCAAAAGTATTTTCTGGAAAATAATG